The Rosa rugosa chromosome 3, drRosRugo1.1, whole genome shotgun sequence sequence CCTGGTGGATTTCTTCATGCACTCCATCAAGAACAGCGCAACAACATGTTTGATTTAAGGTTTGTCCAAGTAACGATAGTAATAAATCCTTGATTTAGTAGCATCTGATTCAGTGTTAATCGTAATGTTTATGGTTTCATCTTCGACATTTCAGGGATGAAGTTGTGCCGGAACATGATTTCAACCCAAATCAGGGTGAGGAGTGAGAGCAGTGACATAAGGGGAAGGCGATCACAGTTCATATCACTTGCAAATGGTGAAACATAGATAGACAAGCCGCGTTTAGTTTTGATCTCTCATGTAACCTTGCTTTCTGCACCAACATAGTGGAGTTGTAAAGAACTAATATCAAGCATTCAAGCTTGAAACTTCCTTTCTAGTTCAAACTATGTAGTTAAAGAGTGGTTAAGACATGCATTCATTCTTATCAAGCAATATAGAATACTGAATGATCTATAGTTTCGCAGACATTCTGAAACTTTTGCTTCATATGGTTAAGGAAGTTCAGGGCATGCTCTGCCTTAGGAAATGGGAACTACACACATTTTGCAATGCATATTTCTAAGAATCTAAGATATACGTGTAAGCCTGTGTTGATTACCGCTTATAGGAAAATTGTTGAGTAAGAGGGAGGAAGACAGAGAATATCAGTTGAGAATCGGATGGGGTTTGTTTCTGGGGAATATCAGGGACCTGTTTATATCGTTCTTTAAAAAACAGTGCATATTTAACAATACTGCATAAAGACCATCCAACACCATACAGTAATGAAATACCATAGTGAATAGTTATTCAGGGAGAACCAAAGCCTTAAAAGAGGCAGTGAGTGGGCTCTCAGATTTAAATAAGCAAACTAATCAAAACACAGTACTTTACACTAGAGGAGAAGGAGGTACTGCATCAACTACTCCAGAAAACAAATGAACTGTTGTTACAAGCTTGCAGATATAAAAAGACCAAGCGATCCAAGAGATGATTATTATTCTTCCAATTGAAATCAAAGATGACCACCCTCAGATATCAATCAAAATAAGTCATAATACCCCTTTAACATCATCATTGTCATTGGGCATAAATAACCACACCAGAGCAATTCTCAGAAAGCTTCACCTTCACAAAGATATTGGTCTCATGAGTCATTATCCATATGTGTGTACAGCTTCCCAAACTAAATTCTTTGGAACAGGGCTGGTAAGATCACGAGCCTGCAAGGCTGCAGCACGCAGAGTCCCAACTGTCAATGTGTTGGCCTTTGTGAATGACACGCTTGTGTAAGGTAGATTGTGCTTCTTGCAAAGCTCCTTAACAAGAGGAGCAATTTTCCTCAGATACCTTCTAGGCAACCTCGGAAACAAATGATGCTCGATTTGAAACTGCAAACCACCATGAAACCAATCCATCCAAGATGGGCACACTATATCAAGTGACCCATTAGTCTGCTTCTCACACCAGTCATTCCCAACAGGTGTACCAACATATACACTTGAAGAGAAATGGTTCAAGCAGAACTGAACATGCTGAATCCCAGTGATCGAAAAGCTAGCAACAACAAACAAGACTCTCTCACCCCAATTGGGCAAGCACGAAACTAGCAGAGgaaaccaaatccaaaacacAAGAAGCCCCAAAATCTCCTGGCCCCTATTGGGCACCCTCAACCTCTTAGACCCTAACAACATGAATGACTGAGCAAAAAGATTAATCCTAGCAAAACACATCACAGGGTAAAACGTCCAGTGCTGATAGCTAACCAAGAACCTAGTAAACTTATCGAAATTCATCTTCCTATCATAATAACAAGACCTAAGGGACTGGAACAGTTTCGAAGATACCGCAAAGAAAGGCATGTGCTGAAGATCTGGATCGAATTCGAGGCTGTTACAAGCAATGTGGTGGGCATTGTGGTTCCTCTTCCACCAAGCAATGCTGATGCCAGCAAGGCAGTTTCCGGTGAGGATCTGAGCGAATCTGTTCACCTTTTTGTTGCTGATGATCTGGTAATGCCCGGAATCATGACCAAGCCACCCACTCTGAATCCAACCCAAGCCCATTAACCCACCCGAGACCAAATGAACCCATGCCTTATCAGAACACAAAACACCATAGACACTCAAACTGAACAACATTGCCACAGAAAACAGCTGGAAATACACACCAAGTCCCCTGTTTTCGAACAAACCCATCTTCGAAAACTCGTTGACGAGTTTCCTGTAATCCTTGGACACCTCGGAGACTGAGTAGTGTTGGAGATAGTAGCCATTGAAGAACCGGTCAAGATGTTGCCACGCCGAGCCGGGGTGGTAGGCGACGAAGGCGTCGGTGACGTCTTGGCCGGCGAGGTTGAGCAATGGGAGCTCGCCGCCGGGGTGGGATTGGGCCCAGTCGGAGACGTTGTAGACTTTTCCCTGTATTGAGATCCATAGATCTCCTGGCTTGTTGTGATTTGCTAGGTCTTGAGAGGAAATATACTTCTTGTTGTTGAGCTCTGCCATTGAAGATCCGAGAGCAAAGAATCAAGCTTTAACAGTAGCTCTTCCTTTTTGGGTTGCAAAAGGAAGAGACTTTGATATCTGATTGTGATTATGTCATTGAGAGAATATGTCTGACACTGTTCTTTTGGTCAAGGAGAGAAAGAAACAGGTTTAGGGATTAGATACAGTACTGGCTGAGAGCCTGAGACTGAACAAGCGCCACAGAACTGTTTATAACATAGAATGCTTCGTAGGttctctctctttgtttcttttcagttttcacaATGGTGCCCCCCACGTCTTCAACATTATTGCCTCTTCTGAATTTACCACTTTACAGAGAAGATCAAGAGAGGGTTTAGAGGAAATGGTGGTGAAAATGAGGAGTCATTGGAAAGGTTGCGTGCGTTACTAATAGATTTGGCTGTATAATAGTGAGTTTCCTAGTGTAGCTTTGGGTAGATTTTGACTTTGAAATGTGGTTAGAAATACAGGGGATGTTGGACTGTTAGGTTTGGTGAAATCCCAAAAGAGGCAAACAAAGGTTATCTGTAACTTAAGCCATATGAGGTAATGGATGGTGAAGCCGAAATGGAAGCGACACATAttcattttacaagttttttgTATTACAGTTTTATTTGTTACGTTTTTGTTTACAATTTTATTTGTTATCTTTTTATTCATATTATGATTTCAATCGTTGCGTTATGGTAACATTTGAGAATGTTTCTTATTAGAGTGGatttataaacaaaattcaTAATTGATAGAAGTTTCAAAATGTATTTTTCTTGTGTGCATGGCATATACGCATGTATAGTAAAAGTTTTATTTTCTGGATTGTATATTATACATGCGTGTATGGTCATGCACTCATTAATCCGACCGTGTGTGAGCATTATAGGGGCTTTTTACTGTTCATTACAGCGGTTGAGGCACTGATAGATCAATGCTTACATGACATACACGCATATATAAtataagttttgttttcttatacACTTCAATGTAAAAACTGTTTGTACATGGCAATAGTAAAGAAAAATTGTTGAAGTAATAATAATGATGCATGTGCTTCTGAATTGACTGAATGGAGATTGAGAATATGCCATTTTGGATTCCCATGAAAGAACACAGTATATGcctcatttttgttttctttgttttttggttacaaaaggATATGCCATAGGACAGATCAGGATATCCTTTACACCTAAGGAGATTTCTTTCCTCTTTTGTCAAATGATTATGGATCcgcaatcatttttttttttgttggatagTTACATTTGACACCCAAGGAATTCAGAGCACCGACGTGCATTTGcactaataaaaataaacggcTGAATAACATCAAGTACACTGTCATTGCATAGTAGTATTTTCGCACTTTACACGGTCGTGAAACCTTCTCCTCTTCTTCCCCAATCCCAACtagattttcttttttaaaataGAAGGGAACGCCTTTGCTGATGAAATTACATCGGTCTAGGTCATCTTACAAATCTTTTTAAATGGAAGAAAACACTCTTCCCAATGTAATTTTGTCGGCATAGATCATTCGGCCGACGGAATTTTTATCAGCCTAGGTATATATCAACAAAATTCCGGCGGCAAAATGACCAAAGTCGACAAAATTGGCATGGTCCCATTGGGCTGGGTTAGTTGCTTGAAAATTGAAAGTGTATTGGAGCCCATTTTGGATTAGCGGATAAAAGGAATATCCCTTCTCCTTCTATTGTAACTGACCCCAAGCCAAAACCTTCACAGttcaccctctctctctccgtctctCATCAGACGCATCATCCTTCATCACAGCAGCTTCCAGAATTCTCTGCTCATCTTACACGGTTATAATACTGCTATTTCTCTTCAGTTTTCACTTGTTTCTTTGGATATATTTACTCTTATATTTCTTCCAGAGAATTATTACAGTAAGCAAAAGATTCTTACTTTGTTTGAAATGCACTGTGGAAATTTACTCATACTTCTTCTGGATCATCTTACTGTAAGTTTAAGCTAGTTTGTTATTGCCAATCTTTACTGAGAAAGCAAAAGATTTTGACTTTTTGCTTTATGGCACTAAAAAGAAATGTGTTTTGTGAGGATTGTGCATTTTATCTGCTTGTTTTGATGTTCAAGACAAAGAATTATATTGAATTGCTCTGAGTCCGAGGTTGTGTTGCTACTTGGTTATAGTTCAACATTTGTTGATTTTTTGAGCTTAATTCTTAAGATGTTGTCTTGCTTTGCTTGTCCCAGAATTGTGGGTACAATACATGGATTTGGTTCCGCTAATTTGAAGTTTGACTATGTTATTAATTGTcagaaattgaaaatttgagTCATTTTTTTGTAGGTGTATTTGAATATCAGATAGAGGAAGCAAACATCGATGGCGCATTTGCTTTCAACTTCGTATTCTGTAAAATTCTCCTCTGGCTGTAAACCTTCCACAAAACCATTGATCCAAGACTCGGTTGTATTTCCCAAGTCTGTTACTTTTCAGACATCCAAAACCCCATTTACAAGGCTCCTCTTGCAAGCGCAGAGGTCACGAAGAAACTGCACAGTGTGTGCTACCACGCTCTCTGCAAGTCGGGAAGCCTCAAATGAACCCAGTCAGGTGGTGCATCAGAGTTCTAGTGAACCATCCAAATCAAAGAGGGTCATGGTCATTGGTGGAGATGGCTACTGTGGTTGGGCCACAGCCCTTCACCTGTCCAAGAAAGGTTATGCGGTTGCCATTGTTGACAGCCTTGTCCGTCGTCTATTTGACCAACAGCTTGGTATCGATTCCTTGACTCCAATCTCCTCCATCCATGATCGTCTCCGTTGTTGGAAAGCTCTCACTGGAAAATCTATTGAACTCTACATTGGTGATATCTGTGACTTTGAGTTCTTAACAGACGCCTTCAAGTCGTTTGAGCCTGAGGCTGTCGTTCATTTTGGGGAACAGCGGTCAGCTCCTTATTCCATGATTGATCGGTCAAGAGCAGTATATACTCAGAATAACAACGTGATTGGAACCCTTAATGTGCTATTTGCTATAAAAGAGTTTGGAGAGCAGTGTCATCTAGTCAAGCTTGGGACTATGGGAGAATACGGAACTCCAAATATTGATATCGAGGAGGGTTACATAACAATTACTCATAATGGAAGGACAGATACTTTGCCCTACCCCAAGCAAGCAAGCTCTTTCTACCATTTGAGTAAGGTTCATGATTCAAACAACATAGCCTTTACTTGCAAAGCTTGGGGGATTAGAGCCACTGACCTCAATCAAGGAGTAGTATATGGTGTGATAACAGATGAAACTGAGATGCATGAAGAGCTAATTAACCGGTTGGACTATGATGGAGTGTTTGGAACTGCATTAAATAGGTTCTGCGTTCAGGCTGCTGTTGGCCATCCGCTTACCGTGTATGGCAAAGGTGGCCAGGTAAAAGCTCTCTTCATGGCCCAAAGTTATTACCACATACATACACAAAGTCAGTTTGCTGCATCACTTCCCATTTACTAACACTTCTGTTCTTTATATGCCAGACCAGGGGATATCTTGACATACGAGATACAGTCCAATGTGTTGAGATTGCCATTGCAAACCCAGCACAGGCTGGTGAGTTTCGGGTCTTCAATCAATTTACTGAGCAGTTTTCTGTCAATGAACTTGCTGCGCTTGTTACAAAAGCTGGAGAGAAGCTTGGACTTGATGTGCAGACTACATCAGTGCCAAACCCAAGAGTTGAAGCGGAGGAGCACTACTACAATGCCAAGCACACCAAACTTATTGAGTTGGGACTTAAACCTCACATTCTTTCCGACTCTCTTTTGGATTCTTTGCTCAATTTTGCCATTAAATATGAGGATCGTGTAGACAAAAAGCAGATCATGCCCAGTGTTTCTTGGAGGAAAATTGGGGCCAAGCCGAAAACTGTTGCCGCATAGTTAGAGAGTAGATGTCATATAGCTGTATACGTATGTTAAGGATACCATTGATCTTTGTATTATCTATCTTCTCAGTTAGTTGCTAGTTTTGCAACTTCTACCTTTTTATAAAATGTGTGCGGTCAGTGATTGCTCAGGTGCAATCTAAGAAATGGTTAGTTTCTGAGGCCAATTGTACTCTTCTCGCAGATTTGCCAGTAAGAACTATTATCATTAGAATCATCATCTTCACTTCTTCAGAAATCAGATTA is a genomic window containing:
- the LOC133740085 gene encoding acyl-lipid (9-3)-desaturase-like; its protein translation is MAELNNKKYISSQDLANHNKPGDLWISIQGKVYNVSDWAQSHPGGELPLLNLAGQDVTDAFVAYHPGSAWQHLDRFFNGYYLQHYSVSEVSKDYRKLVNEFSKMGLFENRGLGVYFQLFSVAMLFSLSVYGVLCSDKAWVHLVSGGLMGLGWIQSGWLGHDSGHYQIISNKKVNRFAQILTGNCLAGISIAWWKRNHNAHHIACNSLEFDPDLQHMPFFAVSSKLFQSLRSCYYDRKMNFDKFTRFLVSYQHWTFYPVMCFARINLFAQSFMLLGSKRLRVPNRGQEILGLLVFWIWFPLLVSCLPNWGERVLFVVASFSITGIQHVQFCLNHFSSSVYVGTPVGNDWCEKQTNGSLDIVCPSWMDWFHGGLQFQIEHHLFPRLPRRYLRKIAPLVKELCKKHNLPYTSVSFTKANTLTVGTLRAAALQARDLTSPVPKNLVWEAVHTYG
- the LOC133739179 gene encoding UDP-sulfoquinovose synthase, chloroplastic, which gives rise to MAHLLSTSYSVKFSSGCKPSTKPLIQDSVVFPKSVTFQTSKTPFTRLLLQAQRSRRNCTVCATTLSASREASNEPSQVVHQSSSEPSKSKRVMVIGGDGYCGWATALHLSKKGYAVAIVDSLVRRLFDQQLGIDSLTPISSIHDRLRCWKALTGKSIELYIGDICDFEFLTDAFKSFEPEAVVHFGEQRSAPYSMIDRSRAVYTQNNNVIGTLNVLFAIKEFGEQCHLVKLGTMGEYGTPNIDIEEGYITITHNGRTDTLPYPKQASSFYHLSKVHDSNNIAFTCKAWGIRATDLNQGVVYGVITDETEMHEELINRLDYDGVFGTALNRFCVQAAVGHPLTVYGKGGQTRGYLDIRDTVQCVEIAIANPAQAGEFRVFNQFTEQFSVNELAALVTKAGEKLGLDVQTTSVPNPRVEAEEHYYNAKHTKLIELGLKPHILSDSLLDSLLNFAIKYEDRVDKKQIMPSVSWRKIGAKPKTVAA